From Clavelina lepadiformis chromosome 9, kaClaLepa1.1, whole genome shotgun sequence, the proteins below share one genomic window:
- the LOC143470864 gene encoding uncharacterized protein LOC143470864 isoform X1 has translation MNPEETGGGAHSDEEEESEKDETSATEIVETTEPQETEQALPETEETAETSNVPPTITDDENGGQSNTTSAEDEIGVCLDYQPPPHIEHDNQSIATDSNVIRTNRSSRNRQRTRRQRRNDVGFIRFYTKHWLGQCISGFFTGLVFFSIGIVFVVHFDQLPNYIGILFILVSFPPCCMALNRYRYARRTYDRRSRSRNRMSALRRMRGGDDDGAHRNGELPYSDQPPAYDNLGYVGQDLEVVDESAPPSRSSSFISDIAPPAYVDALKLKKLKEEEVYRQNNNNNNNNSSNNSNNNNNSNNSNNNNNNNSNNNNSNNNSPSSPSGSRANAEHESSVDREFPLPNAPPG, from the exons ATGAATCCGGAAGAAACAGGAGGCGGAGCTCACagtgatgaagaagaagaaagcGAGAAGGATGAAACATCTGCCACTGAGATTGTTG AAACAACAGAACCACAAGAAACCGAACAAGCTTTGCCGGAGACTGAAGAAACAGCAGAAACTAGTAACGTGCCACCCACTATAACGGACGATGAGAACGGCGGCCAATCAAACACAACTTCAGCTGAAGATGAAATTGGGGTTTGCTTGGACTATCAGCCGCCTCCCCATATTGAACACGACAACCAATCGATCGCGACCGATTCAAACGTAATTCGCACAAACCGAAGCTCCCGAAATCGGCAGCGTACGCGCCGCCAGAGGCGGAATGACGTCGGTTTTATCCGGTTTTACACGAAGCATTGGCTGGGCCAGTGCATATCTGGGTTTTTTACCGGACTTGTTTTCTTTTCGATCGGGATAGTCTTCGTCGTTCATTTTGATCAACTTCCGAATTACATCGGGATTCTTTTCATACTTGTGAGTTTCCCGCCCTGCTGTATGGCGCTTAACAG GTACCGGTACGCCCGCAGAACCTACGATAGACGGTCCCGGTCTCGGAATCGGATGTCAGCTCTGCGGAGAATGCGTGGTGGTGATGACGATGGCGCTCATCGAAACGGGGAATTACCCTATTCCGATCAACCTCCAGCATATGATAACTTAGGCTATGTTG gCCAGGATCTTGAGGTGGTAGATGAGTCGGCTCCTCCATCGCGCTCGTCATCGTTTATCAGCGATATAGCGCCACCTGCCTACGTCGATGCTCTGAAGTTGAAGAAATTAAAAGAGGAAG AGGTGTACAGAcagaacaacaacaacaacaacaacaacagcagcaacaacagcaacaacaacaacaacagcaacaacagcaacaacaacaacaacaacaacagcaacaacaacaacagcaacaacaacagtCCGTCATCTCCGAGCGGGAGTCGGGCAAATGCGGAACACGAGTCATCTGTAGATAGAGAATTTCCACTCCCGAACGCTCCCCCTGGTTAA
- the LOC143470864 gene encoding uncharacterized protein LOC143470864 isoform X2 codes for MNPEETGGGAHSDEEEESEKDETSATEIVETTEPQETEQALPETEETAETSNVPPTITDDENGGQSNTTSAEDEIGVCLDYQPPPHIEHDNQSIATDSNVIRTNRSSRNRQRTRRQRRNDVGFIRFYTKHWLGQCISGFFTGLVFFSIGIVFVVHFDQLPNYIGILFILVSFPPCCMALNRYRYARRTYDRRSRSRNRMSALRRMRGGDDDGAHRNGELPYSDQPPAYDNLGYVGQDLEVVDESAPPSRSSSFISDIAPPAYVDALKLKKLKEEEVYRQNNNNNNNNSPSSPSGSRANAEHESSVDREFPLPNAPPG; via the exons ATGAATCCGGAAGAAACAGGAGGCGGAGCTCACagtgatgaagaagaagaaagcGAGAAGGATGAAACATCTGCCACTGAGATTGTTG AAACAACAGAACCACAAGAAACCGAACAAGCTTTGCCGGAGACTGAAGAAACAGCAGAAACTAGTAACGTGCCACCCACTATAACGGACGATGAGAACGGCGGCCAATCAAACACAACTTCAGCTGAAGATGAAATTGGGGTTTGCTTGGACTATCAGCCGCCTCCCCATATTGAACACGACAACCAATCGATCGCGACCGATTCAAACGTAATTCGCACAAACCGAAGCTCCCGAAATCGGCAGCGTACGCGCCGCCAGAGGCGGAATGACGTCGGTTTTATCCGGTTTTACACGAAGCATTGGCTGGGCCAGTGCATATCTGGGTTTTTTACCGGACTTGTTTTCTTTTCGATCGGGATAGTCTTCGTCGTTCATTTTGATCAACTTCCGAATTACATCGGGATTCTTTTCATACTTGTGAGTTTCCCGCCCTGCTGTATGGCGCTTAACAG GTACCGGTACGCCCGCAGAACCTACGATAGACGGTCCCGGTCTCGGAATCGGATGTCAGCTCTGCGGAGAATGCGTGGTGGTGATGACGATGGCGCTCATCGAAACGGGGAATTACCCTATTCCGATCAACCTCCAGCATATGATAACTTAGGCTATGTTG gCCAGGATCTTGAGGTGGTAGATGAGTCGGCTCCTCCATCGCGCTCGTCATCGTTTATCAGCGATATAGCGCCACCTGCCTACGTCGATGCTCTGAAGTTGAAGAAATTAAAAGAGGAAG AGGTGTACAGAcagaacaacaacaacaacaacaacaacag tCCGTCATCTCCGAGCGGGAGTCGGGCAAATGCGGAACACGAGTCATCTGTAGATAGAGAATTTCCACTCCCGAACGCTCCCCCTGGTTAA
- the LOC143470865 gene encoding cilia-and flagella-associated protein 96-like, with the protein MAGTGGGKTDMERIGLFSEVGYTTIGDKYPKVHVSSLPFNDAAYKGKHMLPGGSKARSALQAGYFDSQFKRILEKEAYTDPVKLRRQQRLKESKKNIGKAFLPNSGSKLPSGLGNSYGTFSGPVGAFSPVSRPRKPYTAPGRNFTTNPGKQGTGYGYVNLTLGKQHEHAVEAFDKAKELRRKELSTHKSMLKGGAFKLNLHPSTYFDKNPYRTDKSLGPSKGSSSKLPAVKPFKPSSPPKKIGGAKAGTFDPYPSHSNDPYTVKQRKSVIKNKEGKLFHPSPGNKSSPTRSVVAQNVIKSMHRDNYKTIQSVMAY; encoded by the exons ATGGCTGGCACCGGAGGAGGAAAAACGGATATGGAGAGGATTGGTTTATTCAGTGAAGTAGGGTACACCACAATTGGGGATAAATATCCAAAAGTTCACGTCAGCAGTT TGCCATTCAATGATGCAGCATACAAAGGAAAACACATGTTACCCGGTGGGAGTAAAGCAAGATCGGCTCTGCAG GCAGGCTATTTTGACAGTCAATTTAAGCGAATATTGGAAAAAGAAGCGTACACCGATCCAGTGAAACTGAGGAGACAGCAAAGATTAAAAGAAAGCAAGAAAAACATTGGAAAAGCATTTTTGCCAAATAGTGGATCAAAATTGCC TTCTGGCCTTGGAAATTCATATGGGACATTTTCGGGGCCAGTTGGGGCTTTTAGCCCCGTGTCAAGGCCCCGAAAGCCATACACGGCACCTGGAAGAAATTTTACAACCAACCCAGGAAAGCAGGGTACTGGATATGG ATATGTAAACCTGACGCTAGGCAAGCAACACGAACACGCAGTTGAGGCGTTTGACAAGGCCAAAGAATTAAGGAGG AAAGAGCTCTCCACACACAAGAGCATGTTGAAAGGAGGAGCTTTCAAATTGAATCTTCATCCATCTACCTACTTCGATAAAAATCCGTACCGAACTGATAAGTCATTAGGTCCGTCAAAAGGCTCATCCTCGAAGCTACCCGCTGTTAAACCATTTAAACCGAGCTCTCCACCAAAGAAG ATTGGTGGCGCCAAGGCGGGTACGTTTGATCCTTACCCCTCGCACTCGAATGATCCGTACACGGTAAAACAACGGAAATCAGTGATCAAAAACAAAGAAGGAAAATTATTCCACCCATCTCCTGGAAATAAGTCAAGCCCGACGAGATCTGTAGTGGCACAAAACGTCATAAA GTCAATGCACAGAGACAACTACAAGACCATACAGAGCGTCATGGCTTACTAA